A single genomic interval of Staphylococcus hyicus harbors:
- the rplA gene encoding 50S ribosomal protein L1 — translation MAKKGKKYQEALSKVDRQAFYSVEEAINLAKETSVANFDASVEVAFRLGIDTRKNDQQIRGAVVLPHGTGKTQRVLVFAKGDKIAEAEAAGADYVGDAEYVNKIQQGWFDFDVVVATPDMMGEVGKLGRVLGPKGLMPNPKTGTVTMDVKKAVEEIKAGKVEYRAEKAGIIHASIGKVSFDTDKLVDNFKTLQDVLAKAKPSSAKGTYFKSVAVTTTMGPGIKVDTSSFKLN, via the coding sequence ATGGCTAAAAAAGGTAAAAAGTATCAAGAAGCTTTAAGTAAAGTTGACCGTCAAGCATTCTACTCAGTAGAAGAAGCAATCAACTTAGCTAAAGAAACAAGCGTTGCTAACTTCGATGCTTCAGTTGAAGTGGCATTCCGTTTAGGTATCGATACACGTAAAAACGACCAACAAATCCGTGGCGCAGTAGTATTACCACACGGTACTGGTAAAACACAACGTGTATTAGTATTCGCTAAAGGCGATAAAATTGCAGAAGCAGAAGCAGCAGGTGCTGACTATGTTGGCGATGCTGAATATGTTAACAAAATCCAACAAGGTTGGTTCGACTTCGACGTAGTCGTTGCTACACCAGATATGATGGGCGAAGTTGGTAAATTAGGTCGTGTATTAGGACCTAAAGGTTTAATGCCTAACCCTAAAACAGGTACAGTAACAATGGACGTTAAAAAAGCTGTTGAAGAAATCAAAGCTGGTAAAGTTGAATACCGTGCTGAAAAAGCAGGTATCATCCACGCTTCAATTGGTAAAGTATCATTCGATACTGACAAATTAGTTGATAACTTCAAAACATTACAAGATGTATTAGCGAAAGCAAAACCATCTTCAGCTAAAGGTACGTACTTCAAATCTGTAGCTGTAACAACTACGATGGGTCCTGGTATTAAAGTAGATACTTCTAGCTTTAAATTAAACTAA
- the rpoC gene encoding DNA-directed RNA polymerase subunit beta' gives MIDVNKFHYMKIGLASPEKIRSWSYGEVKKPETINYRTLKPEKDGLFCERIFGPTKDWECSCGKYKRVRYKGMICDRCGVEVTKSKVRRERMGHIELAAPVSHIWYFKGIPSRMGLLLDMSPRALEEVIYFASYVVVDPGPTGLEKKTLLSEAEFREYYDKFPGQFTAKMGAEGIKDLLEEINLDEELKMLRDELESATGQRLTRAIKRLEVVESFRNSGNNPAWMILDVLPIIPPEIRPMVQLDGGRFATSDLNDLYRRVINRNNRLKRLLDLGAPGIIVQNEKRMLQEAVDALIDNGRRGRPVTGPGNRPLKSLSHMLKGKQGRFRQNLLGKRVDYSGRSVIAVGPNLKMYQCGLPKEMALELFKPFVMKELVQREIATNIKNAKTKIERTEDEVWDVLEDVITEHPVLLNRAPTLHRLGIQAFEPTLVEGRAIRLHPLVTTAYNADFDGDQMAVHVPLSKEAQAEARMLMLAAQNILNPKDGKPVVTPSQDMVLGNYYLTLERKDAVNTGLLFNDANEVIKAYANGYVHLHTRIGVQAASFNNPTFTEEQNRKILTTSVGKVIFNEIIPDSFAYINEPTATNLEKNTPDKYFVDASDLGEGGLAEYFENTELVPPFNKKFLGNIIAEVFNRFSITDTSMMLDLMKDLGFKYSSKAGITVGVADIVVLPDKKEILDESEKLVERVQKQFNRGLLTEEERYNAVIEIWTNAKDQIQEELMQSLEKTNPIFMMSDSGARGNASNFTQLAGMRGLMAAPSGKIIELPITSSFREGLTVLEYFISTHGARKGLADTALKTADSGYLTRRLVDVAQDVIVREEDCGTDRGLLVSDIKEGTEMIEPFIERIEGRYAKETIRHPETDKVIIRPDELITPDIAKEITDAGIEEMYIRSAFTCNTRHGVCEKCYGKNLATGEKVEVGEAVGTIAAQSIGEPGTQLTMRTFHTGGVAGSDITQGLPRIQEIFEARNPKGQAVITEIEGTIDNITIGKDRQQEIVVKGKNETRSYLAPGTSRLKVEIGQAVERGEVLTEGSIEPKNFLAIAGLTATEAYLLKEVQKVYRMQGVEIDDKHVEVMVRQMLRKVRIIEAGDTKLLPGSLVDIHHFTDANREAFKERKRPATAKPVLLGITKASLETESFLSAASFQETTRVLTDAAIKGKRDDLLGLKENVIIGKLIPAGTGMKRYSQVDIEKEKSTIDAQEHIVTE, from the coding sequence TTGATTGATGTAAATAAATTTCATTACATGAAAATAGGACTCGCTTCACCTGAAAAAATCCGTTCTTGGTCATACGGTGAGGTTAAAAAGCCAGAAACAATTAACTATCGTACTTTAAAACCAGAAAAAGACGGTCTATTCTGTGAACGTATTTTCGGACCAACAAAAGACTGGGAATGTAGTTGTGGAAAGTACAAGCGTGTACGTTATAAAGGGATGATTTGTGACCGTTGTGGCGTTGAAGTTACAAAATCAAAAGTACGTCGTGAACGTATGGGTCACATCGAACTTGCAGCACCTGTATCACACATTTGGTATTTCAAAGGAATTCCAAGTCGTATGGGCTTATTGCTAGATATGTCACCACGTGCCTTAGAAGAAGTCATTTATTTTGCTTCTTACGTTGTGGTAGATCCAGGTCCAACTGGTTTAGAAAAGAAAACATTACTCTCAGAAGCTGAATTCCGTGAGTACTATGACAAATTCCCTGGTCAATTCACTGCAAAAATGGGTGCTGAAGGGATTAAAGATTTATTAGAAGAAATCAACTTAGATGAAGAATTAAAAATGTTACGTGATGAACTTGAATCTGCTACAGGTCAACGTTTAACACGTGCGATTAAACGTTTAGAAGTTGTGGAATCATTCCGTAACTCTGGAAACAATCCAGCTTGGATGATTTTAGACGTACTTCCAATTATTCCACCAGAAATTCGTCCAATGGTGCAATTAGATGGTGGACGTTTTGCGACAAGTGATTTAAACGATTTATATCGTCGTGTCATTAACCGTAACAATCGTTTAAAACGTTTATTAGATCTTGGTGCACCTGGCATCATCGTTCAAAACGAAAAACGTATGTTACAAGAAGCTGTCGATGCATTAATCGATAACGGTCGCCGTGGTCGTCCTGTTACAGGTCCTGGTAACCGTCCATTAAAATCACTCTCACATATGTTAAAAGGTAAACAAGGTCGTTTCCGTCAAAACTTACTTGGTAAACGTGTTGACTATTCTGGTCGTTCGGTTATCGCAGTAGGTCCAAACTTAAAAATGTACCAATGTGGTTTACCGAAAGAAATGGCGTTAGAATTATTCAAACCTTTCGTAATGAAAGAATTAGTTCAACGTGAAATCGCTACAAACATTAAAAATGCGAAAACAAAAATTGAACGTACGGAAGATGAAGTTTGGGACGTTTTAGAAGATGTTATCACTGAACACCCAGTACTGCTTAACCGTGCCCCTACACTTCACAGATTAGGTATCCAAGCGTTCGAACCAACGCTTGTTGAAGGACGCGCAATCCGTCTACATCCACTTGTAACAACAGCTTACAACGCGGACTTTGACGGTGACCAAATGGCCGTTCACGTACCTTTATCAAAAGAAGCACAAGCAGAAGCGCGTATGTTAATGCTTGCGGCGCAAAACATCTTGAACCCTAAAGACGGTAAACCAGTTGTAACACCATCTCAGGATATGGTACTTGGTAACTACTACCTTACTTTAGAACGTAAAGATGCGGTAAATACAGGTTTATTATTTAACGATGCCAATGAAGTGATCAAAGCGTATGCAAATGGCTATGTACATCTTCATACACGTATTGGTGTTCAAGCAGCATCATTCAATAATCCTACATTTACTGAAGAACAAAACCGTAAGATCTTAACGACGTCAGTAGGTAAAGTGATTTTCAATGAAATCATTCCAGATTCATTTGCATATATCAATGAACCAACTGCAACGAACTTAGAGAAGAACACACCAGACAAATACTTTGTTGATGCGTCTGATCTTGGTGAAGGCGGTTTGGCGGAATACTTTGAAAACACTGAACTTGTACCGCCATTCAACAAAAAATTCTTAGGTAACATCATTGCAGAAGTGTTCAATCGCTTCAGCATTACAGATACATCTATGATGCTTGACTTAATGAAAGACTTAGGATTTAAGTATTCTTCAAAAGCCGGTATTACTGTAGGTGTTGCTGACATCGTGGTATTACCAGATAAGAAAGAAATTCTTGATGAATCAGAAAAACTTGTTGAACGCGTACAAAAACAATTTAACCGTGGTTTATTAACTGAAGAAGAGCGCTATAATGCGGTTATCGAAATTTGGACGAATGCAAAAGACCAAATTCAAGAAGAGTTAATGCAATCACTTGAAAAAACAAACCCAATCTTTATGATGAGTGACTCTGGTGCCCGTGGTAACGCATCTAACTTTACGCAACTTGCAGGTATGCGTGGATTAATGGCCGCACCATCTGGTAAAATCATCGAACTTCCAATCACATCATCATTCCGTGAAGGTTTAACAGTATTAGAATACTTTATCTCTACGCATGGTGCGCGTAAAGGTCTTGCCGATACAGCCCTTAAAACAGCGGACTCAGGTTACCTTACTCGTCGTCTTGTTGACGTGGCACAAGATGTTATCGTGCGTGAAGAAGACTGTGGCACTGACCGTGGTTTACTCGTTTCAGACATCAAAGAAGGTACTGAAATGATCGAACCATTCATCGAGCGTATTGAAGGTCGTTATGCTAAAGAAACGATTCGTCACCCTGAGACTGATAAAGTTATTATCCGTCCAGACGAATTAATTACACCAGACATTGCAAAAGAAATTACAGATGCGGGCATTGAAGAAATGTATATCCGTTCAGCATTTACATGTAATACACGTCACGGTGTATGTGAAAAATGTTATGGTAAAAACTTAGCAACTGGTGAAAAAGTTGAAGTGGGTGAAGCAGTCGGCACTATCGCTGCACAATCTATCGGTGAACCTGGTACACAGTTAACAATGCGTACATTCCATACAGGTGGGGTAGCCGGTAGCGATATCACGCAAGGTTTACCACGTATCCAAGAAATCTTTGAAGCACGTAATCCGAAAGGTCAAGCCGTGATTACTGAAATTGAAGGTACTATTGATAACATTACAATCGGTAAAGATAGACAACAAGAAATCGTGGTTAAAGGTAAGAACGAAACACGTTCATACCTTGCACCTGGTACGTCACGCTTGAAAGTTGAAATCGGTCAAGCCGTTGAACGTGGTGAAGTATTAACAGAAGGTTCTATCGAGCCGAAGAATTTCTTAGCAATTGCAGGTCTTACTGCAACAGAAGCCTACTTGCTTAAAGAGGTTCAAAAAGTTTACCGTATGCAAGGGGTAGAAATCGACGACAAACACGTTGAAGTTATGGTTCGTCAAATGTTACGTAAAGTTCGTATTATCGAAGCTGGTGACACGAAATTATTACCAGGTTCATTAGTGGACATTCACCACTTTACAGATGCGAACCGTGAAGCATTTAAAGAACGTAAACGCCCAGCTACTGCTAAACCAGTACTTTTAGGTATCACAAAAGCATCACTTGAAACAGAAAGTTTCTTATCTGCAGCATCCTTCCAAGAAACGACACGTGTACTTACTGACGCTGCGATTAAAGGTAAACGTGATGACTTACTTGGCCTTAAAGAAAACGTTATTATCGGTAAGCTGATTCCAGCGGGTACAGGTATGAAACGTTACAGCCAAGTAGATATCGAAAAAGAAAAATCAACAATTGACGCACAAGAACACATTGTGACGGAATAA
- a CDS encoding class I SAM-dependent methyltransferase, whose amino-acid sequence MSHYYDSHPDSETNEKTITYDTGHHQLTLTTDAGVFSRDRVDFGSDLLIQTFLNAHPPGEVKHIIDVGCGYGPIGLMLAKVAPHDHVTMLDVNHRALSLVEKNAQQNDIHNVTVIESDGLSAIASNQADFILTNPPIRAGKQVVHQILENAYECLKPEGTLYVVIQKKQGMPSAKKKMEAVFGNVTSIKNSKGYHILKSIKG is encoded by the coding sequence ATGAGTCATTACTATGATTCACATCCAGATAGTGAAACGAATGAAAAAACAATCACTTATGACACGGGACATCATCAATTAACTTTGACCACTGACGCTGGCGTATTTTCAAGAGATCGTGTTGACTTTGGATCAGATTTATTAATCCAAACTTTTCTTAACGCGCATCCACCTGGTGAGGTGAAACATATTATCGATGTAGGCTGTGGTTATGGTCCGATTGGTCTGATGCTTGCTAAAGTAGCACCACATGACCATGTTACCATGCTAGATGTCAATCATCGTGCGTTGTCACTTGTTGAAAAAAATGCGCAACAAAATGATATTCACAATGTCACAGTAATAGAAAGTGATGGTTTATCAGCGATTGCATCGAATCAAGCTGATTTTATTTTAACCAATCCACCTATTCGAGCTGGCAAGCAAGTGGTACATCAAATATTAGAAAACGCTTATGAATGTTTAAAACCTGAAGGTACATTATATGTGGTGATTCAGAAAAAACAAGGTATGCCATCAGCGAAAAAGAAAATGGAAGCTGTTTTTGGTAACGTGACATCTATTAAAAACAGCAAAGGGTATCACATTTTAAAGAGCATTAAGGGTTGA
- the rplK gene encoding 50S ribosomal protein L11 — translation MAKKVEKVVKLQIPAGKANPAPPVGPALGQAGVNIMAFTKEFNARTQEQAGLIIPVEIYVYEDRSFTFITKTPPAAVLLKKAAGIEKGSGEPNKNKVATVTKDQVREIANTKMPDLNAADEEAAMRIVEGTARSMGIIVE, via the coding sequence GTGGCTAAAAAAGTAGAAAAAGTAGTTAAATTACAAATTCCTGCAGGTAAAGCAAACCCAGCACCACCAGTTGGTCCTGCATTAGGTCAAGCCGGTGTGAACATTATGGCTTTCACTAAGGAATTCAATGCACGTACGCAAGAACAAGCAGGTTTAATTATTCCGGTTGAGATTTATGTTTATGAAGATCGTTCATTTACATTCATCACTAAAACACCACCTGCAGCAGTATTACTTAAAAAAGCAGCTGGTATTGAAAAAGGTTCTGGTGAACCAAACAAAAACAAAGTTGCTACAGTAACTAAAGATCAAGTACGTGAAATTGCTAACACTAAAATGCCTGACTTAAACGCTGCTGACGAAGAAGCGGCTATGCGTATCGTTGAAGGTACTGCACGTAGCATGGGTATCATTGTTGAGTAA
- the rpoB gene encoding DNA-directed RNA polymerase subunit beta, which yields MAGQFVQYGRHRKRRNYARISEVLELPNLIEIQTKSYDWFLKEGLLEMLRDISPIEDFTGNLSLEFVDYRLGEPKYDLEESKNRDATYAAPLRVKVRLIIKETGEVKDQEVFMGDFPLMTETGTFVINGAERVIVSQLVRSPSVYFNEKLDKNGRVNYDATVIPNRGAWLEYETDAKDVVYVRIDRTRKLPLTVLLRALGYSTDQEIIDLLGDNEYLRNTLEKDSTENTEQALLEIYERLRPGEPPTVENAKSLLYSRFFDPKRYDLASVGRYKANKKLHLKHRLFNQKLAEPIVNTETGEIVVEEGTVLDRRKLDDIMDVLESNANAQVYELPNSIVDEPVEVQSIKVYVPNDDEARTTTVIGNAFPDSEVKCITPADIVASMSYFFNLLHGIGYTDDIDHLGNRRLRSVGELLQNQFRIGLSRMERVVRERMSIQDTESITPQQLINIRPVIASVKEFFGSSQLSQFMDQANPLAELTHKRRLSALGPGGLTRERAQMEVRDVHYSHYGRMCPIETPEGPNIGLINSLSSYARVNEFGFIETPYRKVDLETNTITDQIDYLTADEEDSYVVAQANSRLDENGRFIDDEIVCRFRGNNTTMAKEKMDYMDVSPKQVVSAATACIPFLENDDSNRALMGANMQRQAVPLLNPESPFVGTGMEHVAARDSGAAVLAKHRGRVEHVQSSEILVRRLVDDNGTEVEGELDRYPLAKFKRSNSGTCYNQRPIIAAGDIVEKNEILADGPSMELGEMALGRNVVVGFMTWDGYNYEDAVIMSERLVKDDVYTSIHIEEYESEARDTKLGPEEITRDIPNVSENALKNLDDRGIVYVGAEVKDGDILVGKVTPKGVTELTAEERLLHAIFGEKAREVRDTSLRVPHGAGGIVLDVKVFNREDGDDSLSPGVNQLVRVYIVQKRKIHVGDKMCGRHGNKGVISKIVPEEDMPYLPDGRPIDIMLNPLGVPSRMNIGQVLELHLGMAAKNLGIHVASPVFDGANDDDVWSTIEEAGMARDGKTVLYDGRTGEPFDNRISVGVMYMLKLAHMVDDKLHARSTGPYSLVTQQPLGGKAQFGGQRFGEMEVWALEAYGAAYTLQEILTYKSDDTVGRVKTYESIVKGENISRPSVPESFRVLMKELQSLGLDVKVMDEQDNEIEMRDLEEDDVPDRKVNLQQPSVPESQRDITE from the coding sequence TTGGCAGGTCAATTTGTCCAATATGGAAGACATCGTAAACGTAGAAACTACGCAAGAATCTCAGAAGTATTAGAATTACCTAATTTAATTGAGATTCAAACAAAATCATATGATTGGTTTTTAAAAGAAGGCCTATTAGAAATGCTTCGCGACATTTCTCCAATTGAGGACTTCACAGGAAACCTTTCTTTAGAATTTGTTGATTATAGACTAGGTGAACCGAAGTACGATTTAGAAGAATCAAAAAACCGTGATGCAACATACGCGGCGCCTTTACGTGTTAAAGTACGTTTAATTATTAAAGAAACTGGCGAAGTGAAAGATCAGGAAGTCTTCATGGGGGATTTCCCATTAATGACAGAAACTGGAACATTCGTCATCAATGGTGCAGAACGTGTAATTGTATCACAATTAGTACGTTCACCATCCGTTTACTTCAACGAGAAATTAGATAAAAATGGTCGTGTCAACTACGATGCAACTGTAATTCCTAACCGTGGTGCTTGGTTAGAATATGAAACAGATGCGAAAGACGTTGTTTATGTTCGTATCGATAGAACACGTAAATTGCCATTAACTGTGTTATTACGTGCTTTAGGTTACTCTACAGATCAAGAAATTATTGATTTATTAGGAGATAACGAATACTTACGTAACACATTAGAAAAAGATAGCACAGAAAATACAGAACAAGCTTTACTTGAAATTTATGAACGTTTACGCCCAGGTGAACCACCAACTGTAGAAAATGCGAAGAGTTTATTATACTCTCGTTTCTTTGACCCTAAACGTTACGATTTAGCTAGCGTAGGACGTTATAAAGCAAATAAAAAATTACACTTAAAACACCGCTTATTCAATCAAAAATTAGCTGAACCAATCGTGAATACTGAAACAGGCGAAATCGTGGTTGAAGAAGGTACAGTTTTAGACCGTCGTAAATTAGACGACATTATGGATGTCTTAGAATCGAATGCGAACGCACAAGTTTATGAGCTTCCAAATAGCATTGTAGATGAACCGGTTGAAGTTCAATCTATTAAGGTTTATGTTCCAAATGACGATGAAGCCCGCACAACGACAGTCATTGGTAATGCATTCCCTGATTCAGAAGTGAAATGTATTACACCAGCGGATATCGTGGCATCAATGTCTTACTTCTTTAACTTATTACATGGTATCGGCTATACAGATGATATTGACCACTTAGGTAACCGTCGTTTGCGTTCAGTAGGCGAATTGTTACAAAACCAATTCCGTATCGGTTTATCTCGTATGGAACGTGTTGTACGTGAAAGAATGTCTATTCAAGACACAGAATCGATTACGCCACAACAATTAATCAACATTCGTCCTGTCATTGCATCAGTAAAAGAGTTCTTTGGTAGTTCTCAATTATCACAATTCATGGACCAAGCAAACCCGTTAGCAGAGTTAACGCACAAACGTCGTTTATCTGCATTAGGACCTGGTGGTTTAACGCGTGAACGTGCCCAAATGGAAGTGCGTGACGTTCACTACTCTCACTACGGTCGTATGTGTCCAATCGAAACGCCAGAGGGTCCAAACATTGGATTAATCAACTCACTTTCAAGTTATGCGCGTGTTAACGAATTTGGTTTCATTGAAACGCCTTACCGTAAAGTGGACCTTGAAACGAATACAATAACAGATCAAATTGATTACTTAACTGCGGATGAAGAAGACAGTTATGTTGTTGCCCAAGCGAACTCACGTTTAGATGAAAATGGACGCTTTATCGACGACGAAATCGTTTGTCGTTTCCGTGGGAACAATACAACAATGGCTAAAGAAAAAATGGATTACATGGACGTATCACCGAAACAAGTTGTTTCTGCGGCGACAGCATGTATCCCATTCTTAGAAAACGATGACTCGAACCGTGCATTAATGGGTGCGAACATGCAACGTCAAGCCGTGCCTTTATTGAACCCAGAGTCACCGTTTGTAGGTACAGGTATGGAGCACGTCGCTGCACGTGACTCAGGTGCTGCAGTACTTGCGAAACATCGTGGACGTGTTGAACACGTTCAATCAAGTGAAATCCTTGTACGCCGTCTTGTTGATGACAACGGTACAGAGGTTGAAGGCGAATTAGACCGCTATCCATTAGCGAAGTTTAAACGTTCAAACTCTGGTACATGTTATAACCAACGCCCAATCATTGCTGCAGGAGATATCGTTGAGAAAAATGAAATTCTTGCGGATGGTCCTTCTATGGAACTTGGTGAAATGGCACTAGGTCGTAATGTTGTTGTTGGATTCATGACTTGGGACGGTTATAACTACGAGGATGCTGTAATCATGAGTGAACGTCTTGTAAAAGATGACGTTTACACATCTATTCATATTGAAGAATATGAATCAGAAGCACGTGATACAAAACTTGGACCTGAAGAAATTACACGTGATATTCCGAACGTATCTGAAAATGCACTTAAAAACTTAGATGATCGTGGTATTGTTTATGTAGGTGCGGAAGTTAAAGATGGTGACATCTTAGTCGGTAAAGTTACACCTAAAGGGGTTACTGAACTTACTGCTGAAGAACGTCTTTTACATGCCATCTTTGGTGAAAAAGCACGTGAAGTACGTGATACGTCATTACGTGTACCACACGGTGCAGGCGGTATCGTATTAGATGTTAAAGTCTTCAACCGTGAAGATGGAGATGATTCATTATCTCCAGGTGTTAACCAACTCGTGCGTGTATATATTGTACAAAAACGTAAAATTCACGTAGGGGATAAAATGTGTGGTCGTCACGGTAACAAAGGTGTCATCTCTAAAATCGTTCCTGAAGAAGATATGCCATATTTACCAGACGGACGTCCAATCGATATCATGTTAAACCCACTGGGTGTACCATCACGTATGAACATCGGACAAGTATTAGAGCTACACTTAGGTATGGCGGCTAAAAACTTAGGTATCCATGTTGCATCACCAGTATTTGACGGTGCGAACGATGATGACGTTTGGTCAACAATCGAAGAAGCTGGTATGGCACGTGACGGTAAAACAGTACTTTACGATGGTCGAACAGGTGAACCATTCGATAACCGTATTTCTGTTGGGGTAATGTACATGTTGAAACTTGCGCACATGGTTGATGATAAACTTCATGCGCGTTCAACTGGACCATACTCACTCGTTACACAACAACCACTTGGTGGTAAAGCACAATTCGGTGGACAAAGATTTGGTGAGATGGAGGTATGGGCACTTGAAGCATATGGTGCAGCGTACACATTACAAGAAATCCTCACATACAAATCAGATGACACGGTAGGTCGTGTGAAAACTTACGAATCTATCGTTAAAGGTGAAAACATTTCTAGACCAAGCGTTCCAGAATCATTCCGCGTATTGATGAAAGAACTTCAAAGTTTAGGATTAGATGTCAAAGTGATGGATGAACAAGATAATGAAATTGAAATGCGTGACTTAGAAGAGGACGACGTGCCTGATCGCAAAGTCAATTTACAACAACCAAGCGTTCCAGAATCACAAAGAGATATCACTGAGTAA
- the nusG gene encoding transcription termination/antitermination protein NusG encodes MSEELGAKRWYAVHTYSGYENKVKKNLEKRVESMNMTEQIFRVVIPEEEETQVKDGKAKKQMKKTFPGYVLVELIMTDESWYVVRNTPGVTGFVGSAGAGSKPNPLLPEEARFILKQMGMKEKTIDVEVELGEQVRITSGPFANQVGEIDEIEMNKFKLTVLVDMFGRETPVEVEFDQIEKL; translated from the coding sequence ATGTCTGAAGAGTTAGGGGCTAAACGTTGGTATGCCGTTCATACCTACTCAGGTTACGAAAACAAAGTCAAAAAGAATTTAGAAAAACGTGTTGAATCAATGAACATGACTGAGCAAATTTTTAGAGTTGTGATTCCTGAAGAAGAGGAAACACAAGTTAAAGATGGCAAAGCGAAAAAGCAAATGAAAAAAACGTTCCCTGGCTACGTTTTAGTTGAATTAATTATGACAGATGAATCATGGTACGTTGTACGTAATACGCCAGGCGTGACTGGGTTTGTTGGTTCAGCAGGTGCAGGCTCAAAACCAAACCCATTATTACCTGAAGAAGCACGCTTTATTTTAAAGCAAATGGGTATGAAAGAAAAAACAATCGATGTAGAAGTGGAATTAGGCGAACAAGTTCGTATTACTTCTGGCCCATTCGCAAACCAAGTGGGCGAAATTGATGAAATTGAAATGAATAAATTTAAACTTACAGTATTGGTGGACATGTTTGGTCGTGAAACACCAGTAGAAGTAGAATTTGATCAAATCGAAAAATTATAA
- the rplL gene encoding 50S ribosomal protein L7/L12: MANHEQIIEAIKEMSVLELNDLVKAIEEEFGVTAAAPVAAAGAAGGDAAAEKTEFDVELTSAGSSKIKVVKAVKEATGLGLKDAKELVDGAPSVIKEGLPKEEAEKLKEQLEEVGASVELK; this comes from the coding sequence ATGGCTAATCATGAACAAATCATTGAAGCAATTAAAGAAATGTCAGTTTTAGAATTAAACGACTTAGTAAAAGCAATTGAAGAAGAATTTGGTGTAACTGCAGCAGCACCAGTTGCAGCAGCAGGTGCAGCGGGCGGAGACGCAGCAGCAGAAAAAACTGAATTTGACGTTGAGTTAACTTCAGCTGGTTCATCAAAAATCAAAGTTGTTAAAGCAGTTAAAGAAGCTACTGGCTTAGGCTTAAAAGACGCTAAAGAATTAGTTGACGGCGCTCCAAGCGTAATCAAAGAAGGTTTACCAAAAGAAGAAGCTGAAAAACTTAAAGAACAATTAGAAGAAGTTGGCGCTTCTGTAGAATTAAAATAA
- the secE gene encoding preprotein translocase subunit SecE yields MAKKENFFQGVKTEMEKTSWPTGPELVKYTTIVVFTVIFFLVFFWGLDIGIGQIIEMIK; encoded by the coding sequence ATGGCTAAAAAAGAAAACTTCTTCCAAGGCGTTAAAACTGAAATGGAAAAAACAAGTTGGCCTACTGGTCCGGAACTTGTGAAATATACGACAATCGTCGTGTTTACAGTAATCTTTTTCTTAGTATTCTTCTGGGGTCTAGATATTGGAATCGGCCAAATAATTGAAATGATAAAATAG
- the rplJ gene encoding 50S ribosomal protein L10, translating to MSGIIEAKKQHVDEISEQLKSSVSTVFVDYRGLTVAEVTELRKQLREAGVQYKVYKNTMLRRAAEKAGIEGLDEYLAGPTAVAFTTEDVVAPAKVIAGFAKEHEALEIKTGVMEGSVISAEQVKTVGSLPSHEGLVSMLLSVLQAPMRNFAYAVKAVGESKEENAE from the coding sequence ATGTCTGGAATTATTGAAGCTAAAAAACAACATGTTGATGAAATCTCTGAACAACTTAAAAGTTCTGTTTCTACAGTTTTCGTTGACTACCGTGGTTTAACAGTAGCTGAAGTTACTGAATTACGTAAACAATTACGTGAAGCAGGTGTACAATACAAAGTGTACAAAAACACGATGTTACGTCGTGCAGCTGAAAAAGCCGGTATCGAAGGTTTAGATGAGTACTTAGCAGGTCCTACTGCTGTAGCGTTCACAACTGAAGATGTTGTTGCACCAGCAAAAGTTATCGCTGGATTTGCAAAAGAACACGAAGCTTTAGAAATCAAAACAGGTGTTATGGAAGGAAGCGTTATCTCAGCTGAACAAGTTAAGACAGTGGGTTCTTTACCATCACACGAAGGTCTTGTTTCTATGCTATTATCAGTATTACAAGCACCAATGCGCAACTTCGCTTATGCAGTTAAAGCTGTTGGTGAAAGCAAAGAAGAAAACGCAGAATAA
- the rpmG gene encoding 50S ribosomal protein L33, with translation MKKVPLNCEKCGMRNYHVPKSNQHTTRLALKKFCATCQMHTLHKESK, from the coding sequence GTGAAAAAAGTACCGCTCAATTGTGAAAAATGTGGAATGCGTAATTATCACGTACCGAAATCAAACCAACATACGACACGACTAGCGCTTAAAAAATTCTGTGCCACATGCCAGATGCATACATTACATAAAGAGTCGAAATGA